DNA sequence from the Streptomyces sp. MST-110588 genome:
AGCCGCTCGCCCGGCACGATGTCGTAGATCAGGTGCGAGTAGACCGGCGCGGTCACCTCCTCCCGGCCCGCCTTCACATCGGCGACGAACCGGGTCAGCGCCCTGCGGTCGTAGGACTCCGGGAAGCCCTTGCGCGACATCAGGCCACGCTTGTGCAGTTCGGCGTTGGGGTACAGGAAGCCGTCGGTGGTGACCAGCTCGACGCGCGGGTGTTCGGGCCAGCGGGCCAGCAGCGCCTGGAGGAGCCGGGCGGTGGTGGACTTGCCGACCGCGACGCTGCCCGCGACCCCTATGACGAAGGGTGTGCCGGGCTGCGGGCCGTGCGCGTCCCCGGTGTCGCCGAGGAAGGTGTTCAGCGCGCCGCGCAGATTGCTGGTCGCGCCGACGTAGAGGTTCAGCAGCCGGGACAGCGGGAGGTAGACGTCCCGGACCTCGTCCAGGTCGATGACGTCGCCCAGACCGCGCAGCCGCTCGACCTCCTCGGCGGTCAGCGGCAGCGGGGTCTTTTCGCGCAGCGCGCTCCACTGCGCGCGCGTCAGGTCCACGTACGGGCTGCTGTCGGCGCGGCGGCGGTGCTGCGGCTCTGTGGTAAGGGGCACGCGTTCATTGTGCGCGGGGGGCGCGGGCCGCTCATGGCGGGGTCGCCCGGTGGGCGGCTCGTCCGGCATG
Encoded proteins:
- the coaA gene encoding type I pantothenate kinase — its product is MPLTTEPQHRRRADSSPYVDLTRAQWSALREKTPLPLTAEEVERLRGLGDVIDLDEVRDVYLPLSRLLNLYVGATSNLRGALNTFLGDTGDAHGPQPGTPFVIGVAGSVAVGKSTTARLLQALLARWPEHPRVELVTTDGFLYPNAELHKRGLMSRKGFPESYDRRALTRFVADVKAGREEVTAPVYSHLIYDIVPGERLTVHRPDILIVEGLNVLQPALPGKDGRTRLGLADFFDFSVYVDARPEDIERWYLGRFRKLRETAFQNPFSYFRKYTQVSEEEALDYARMIWRTVNRPNLQQNVAPTRGRASLVLRKGPDHKVQRLSLRKL